From Chryseobacterium joostei, the proteins below share one genomic window:
- a CDS encoding AAA family ATPase, translating into MENFDNENIENQTSINLNKNEDQFQSRIDMIELRASLDKVKAEIGKVIVGQESMIEHLLAALLSNGHVLIEGVPGVAKTITAKLLAKTIDVGFSRIQFTPDLMPSDILGTSIFNVKNSEFEFKKGPIFSNFILIDEINRSPAKTQAALFEVMEERQITMDGTRYIMEEPFLVVATQNPIEHEGTYRLPEAQLDRFLFKINVGYPNLEQEITIIKNQHESKKEDKTEGVNKVITAEQLKGYQHLVKEIIVEAQLMEYIAKIIINTRENQFLYLGASPRASLALLTASKAFAALRGRDFVTPEDIKEASYAVLRHRVIVSPEREMEGLTADEIIRQILEGIEIPR; encoded by the coding sequence ATGGAAAACTTTGATAACGAAAATATAGAAAATCAAACTTCTATAAACCTTAATAAAAACGAAGATCAGTTTCAGTCCCGTATTGATATGATTGAGCTTCGTGCAAGTCTGGATAAAGTAAAAGCCGAAATAGGCAAGGTGATTGTAGGACAGGAAAGCATGATAGAACATCTGTTGGCAGCATTGCTTTCTAATGGCCATGTACTGATTGAAGGAGTTCCAGGAGTAGCCAAAACAATTACAGCTAAGCTATTGGCAAAGACCATTGACGTAGGTTTCAGCAGAATTCAGTTTACACCGGATCTGATGCCTTCCGATATTTTAGGGACTTCAATATTCAATGTGAAAAACTCAGAATTTGAATTTAAAAAAGGACCTATTTTCTCCAATTTTATATTAATTGATGAGATCAACAGATCACCGGCGAAAACACAGGCTGCATTGTTTGAAGTAATGGAAGAAAGGCAGATTACGATGGATGGTACCCGTTACATTATGGAGGAACCTTTCCTGGTTGTAGCTACACAGAACCCTATAGAGCATGAGGGAACATACAGGCTTCCTGAAGCTCAGCTTGACCGTTTTCTATTCAAAATTAATGTAGGGTATCCTAATCTTGAACAGGAAATTACCATTATTAAGAACCAGCACGAAAGCAAAAAAGAAGATAAAACAGAGGGTGTAAACAAAGTAATTACTGCAGAGCAACTGAAAGGGTATCAGCATTTGGTAAAAGAAATCATTGTAGAGGCTCAGTTGATGGAATATATTGCTAAAATTATCATTAACACCAGAGAAAATCAATTCTTATATCTGGGGGCTTCACCAAGAGCATCCTTGGCACTGCTTACGGCTTCCAAAGCTTTTGCAGCATTAAGAGGAAGAGATTTTGTAACTCCCGAAGATATCAAGGAAGCAAGTTATGCTGTGTTAAGGCATAGAGTAATCGTTTCTCCGGAAAGAGAAATGGAAGGTCTAACTGCTGATGAAATTATCCGTCAAATTTTAGAAGGAATAGAAATTCCTAGATAG
- a CDS encoding four helix bundle protein: MANFKELLVWQKSIDFVTDIYRATELFPKSEIYGLISQIRRAAVSIPSNIAEGNSRRSCAEIETQLTICKNLNLLNEESYLKLNQGIIEITKMLNGLINSLQ, from the coding sequence ATGGCAAATTTTAAAGAGCTTTTAGTTTGGCAGAAATCTATTGATTTTGTTACTGACATTTATAGAGCGACAGAGCTTTTTCCTAAGAGTGAAATTTATGGATTGATTTCGCAAATAAGAAGAGCAGCTGTTTCCATACCATCTAATATTGCTGAAGGAAATTCAAGAAGAAGTTGTGCTGAAATTGAAACACAGTTGACCATTTGCAAAAACCTTAATTTATTAAATGAAGAAAGTTATTTAAAATTAAATCAGGGAATTATTGAAATTACTAAAATGTTGAATGGTTTAATTAACTCCTTACAATAA